CGTCGTTGTGACCGTTGACCTGGAGTACGGCACCGTCGAGATCGCGAACCGTTGCCACGAGGGTCGACATGAGCCGTTTCGGGTCCATGCTCGCCCGCAGACTCTTGACGTGCAGGCCCACCCGAAAGGTGTCTTGCGGGACGGAGGAGCGCTGGGCTCGCAGGGCGGAAACGGTGCGTAGGTCGACGACGTGGGGGTGCGGCACAACGGTGGCGGTGCGGCCCCATCGTTCGCTGATCTCGCTCGCGGCACCCGCGGTGAGCGTGATCAGGCCATCGGCCGCAGGTACGAGGACATCGAGCTGCTCGTCGTGAAGAGCGCGTTCTGAGTGGTGGGGGTTGCGCAGGTCATGCGCCGTGAACACGAGGGGCTTTCCCCGCTGGCGCAAGGTGCGGGTGAGGACATCCAGCTGCTCCGGAGTCGTTGCGTCGAAGCCGAAGTGCAGATGGAAGATGTCGAACTCCGCGGCGGCCGCCCACTCCGGACGAAGCATCACCGGCGGCCACCACCGCTGGGCCGTCGAGCTGGTGCCGCCCGGGTCCGGGTCGCGCAACCGCCGAACCGAGCGGCCGCCCGGCGCCGACAGGTGCCGGACGTAGACGTGTCCCGCAGGCACCGAGGCCACGGTGAGTGTTCGTTGCAAGGATGGGGAGTCCACGAGCGTCATGCATTCAGGTACCCCTTAAGACATGCGGTCAAGCATTGTGCGAACCGCCGGAGCAGATTTTCTCGGACCGACGGATCGTCGGGCATCCGGGGCTTCCGCGATCGCTTCGGAGATGCCGGGGATGCACCGCGGGATGGCCGAGCCAGGCCTCGGGGGAGTAGAGGGCACCGTTCAACACGGTCGACTCGCCTGGCCCTGCGTCGATGCGACCGACACCTGGGCCGTCATCCGGGTGCCAACCAAGCAGCTGACGTGACGTCTCAGCCATCGATGCCCGTCGCGCTGTGCGGCTCACCCACGGGCTTGCTGGGCGGCTGTTCGACGGAGGTCGCGTCCGTCTCGCCTTCGTGACGGCGGAGACCTGGGTGAGGATGTCGATGCAGTACTTGTCGTCCTCGACCATGCGGGCGATGCCTTTGACCTGGCCCTCTATGCGGCGCATCCGCTTGAGGTAGTCGTCCTTCTGGTTCCTATAGCCCGGGGGCGTATTGCCCTCGCTCGTGACGACTACCATACCCCCCTAGTGTATTTGAAGCAGGCCAGCTGGAAACCCACGCGAGAACAGTGGTGCCCCGCCGATACGATCAGCGGGTCCGATCCACAGCCCACCCATCAGGGAGTACCACCGTGTCCGAGATCAAGGTCGTCCGCATCCACGCCGGTGAGCGTCAGGAGCGGACCACCACGACGGGCACGAAGGCGTGGGAGCTGTTCGCCGACGACAGCAACGTGATCGCGGCGCGGGTGGGCGGCAGCCTCAGGGACCTCGCCCACGAGCTCGCCGACGGCGACCAGGTCGAGGGCGTGGCCATGGACAGCCCCGACGGGCGCGACATCCTGCGCCACTCCGCCGCGCACGTGCTCGCCCAGGCCGTGCAGCAGCTGTTCCCGCAGGCGCGCCTCGGCATCGGCCCGCCGATCGAGAACGGCTTCTACTACGACTTCGACGTCGAGACCCCTTTCGTGCCCGAGGATCTCGCCAAGATCGAGACCGCGATGCGCAAGATCATCAAGGAGGGCCAGAAGTTCGACCGTCGTGTCACCACCGATGCCGACGCCCTCGTCGAGCTGAAGGATGAGCCCTACAAGGTCGAGCTCATCGGCCTCAAGGGCAGCTCGAGCGAGGCCGCCGAGGGTGCGTCGGTCGAGGTCGGTGCCGGCGAGCTGACCATCTACGACAACGTACGACGCAACGGCGACGTCGCGTGGAGCGACCTGTGCCGTGGCCCGCACCTGCCCACCACCAAGCGGATCCCGGCGTTCAAGCTGATGCGCTCGGCCGCGGCGTACTGGCGAGGTGACGAGAAGAACAAGCAGCTTCAGCGCATCTACGGCACCGCCTGGGAGTCGAAGGAGGAGCTGGAAGCGCACCTGCACCGCATCGAGGAGGCGGAGCGCCGCGACCACCGCAAGCTCGGCCGCGACCTCGACCTCTACTCGTTCCCCGACGAGCTCGGCTCCGGCCTCGCGGTCTTCCACCCCAAGGGTGGGGTGATCCGGCGGGTCATGGAGGACTACGTCAAGCAGCGCCACATCGAGGAGGGCTTCGAGTACGTCGCCACCCCGCACATCACCAAGGAGGGGCTCTTCCACACCTCCGGGCACCTGCCGTACTACGCAGACACGATGTTCCCGCCCATGGAGATGGAGGGCAGCGACTACTACCTCAAGGCCATGAACTGCCCGATGCACAACCTGATCTATCGCTCGCGCGGCCGTTCCTATCGGGAGCTCCCGCTGCGTCTGTTCGAGCTCGGGTCGGTCTATCGCTACGAGAAGTCCGGAGTGGTGCACGGGCTGACCAGGGTGCGCGGCCTGACCATGGACGACTCGCACTCCTATGTCATGCCCGAGCAGGCGGCCGACGAGATCAAGCACCTGTTGACCTTCCTACTCGGCCTGCTCAAGGACTTCGGACTGGACGACTTCTACCTCGAGCTGTCCACGCGCGACGACTCCAAGCCCGACAAGTTCATCGGCTCCAACGAGGAGTGGGCCAAGGCGACCCGCATCCTCGAGGAAGCCGCCACCGAGTCGGGACTGGAGCTCGTAGCAGACCCGGGCGGTGCCGCGTTCTACGGACCGAAGATCTCGGTGCAGGCCCGCGACGCGATCGGCCGGACCTGGCAGATGTCGACCGTCCAGTACGACTTCAACCAGCCGAAGGGCTTCGAGCTGGAGTACCAGGCTCCTGACGGCACCCGCCAGCAGCCGGTGATGATCCACTCCGCGAAGTTCGGCTCGATGGAGCGCTTCATGGGCGTGCTGGTCGAGCACTACGCCGGTGCCTTCCCGCCCTGGCTCGCGCCGGTGCAGGTGCAGGCGATCCCGATCGCCGACGTACACGCCGACTACCTGCACGACATCGCCAAGCGGATGAAGGCGCAGGGCCTGCGCGTCGAGGTCGACGACTCCGACGACCGGATGCAGAAGAAGATCCGTAACGCGCAGCTGCAGAAGGTGCCGTTCATGATGATCGCCGGCAACGACGACATCGAGGCCGGCGCCGTGTCGTTCCGCTACCGCGACGGACGCCAGGACAACGGCGTCCCCGTCGACGAGGCGATTGCGCGTGTTGCGGAGGCTGTTGCCGGGCGCGTCCAGGTCTAGTGCGTGACGGTCTCCCATGAACCCGGCGGCTACGACTGTCCTTTCTGCCTGATCCAGCACGGCGTGTTCAACGACCACAACCGGCCCGAGGACCTCGTGGCCGGCGACGACCTCGCGTTCGCACGCATCTCGCCGAAGTGGTGGCCGGCCAATCCCGGCGCCGCTCTGGTGATGCCACGCGCACACCACGAGAACCTGTACGACGTGCCGGACGACGCGGGCCATGCAGTGTGGGACCTGACCAGGCGGGTCGCGCGTGCGATGAGGTCGGTGTACGGGTGTGACGGCTCGTCGATCCGCCAGCACAACGAACCCGCAGGCGACCAGGACGTCTGGCACCTGCACGTCCACGTCTTTCCGCGCTGGCGGGACGACCGCCTCTACGAGCGGCACGCCCAGGCGCGCTGGGTGAGTCCAGTGGAACGGGCGCCGTATGCCGATCTGCTGCGGACGGCGCTGCTCGACAGCTGAGTGGAGCTACCGCGCAGGGTTCTTCGCGAGGAACTTCCGGATGTGCTCGCGCGGCGCGTCGCGAATCTCGGGGCCGTGCGTGAATGCTGCGACGTCGTACTGGAGCTCGGTGAGGCGGTGCGCGGTCTGCTGGGTCATCCGGAAGTCGGTGCAGAACGACTTCACCGGCCAGCGCAGGCCGAGCACGTTGAAGATCGAGTCGCCGGTGATGAGCACGCCGGAGCTCTCGTGGAAGTACGCCGCGTGGCCGGGCGAGTGTCCGGGAGTGTGTATGACGCGCAGCCCACCGGCCACCGGGAGCACCTGGCCGTCAGTCAGCTCCTCCGAGACAGGCACCGGGTCGAACGTCGCCGGCGGCGAGAGACGCTGCATCAGCTTGCCGAGCCTCGTCGTCGCCTGCTGGGGCGGCGACTGCCCGGTACGCGCGTACTCCGCGTCGTCGGTGTGCACGCCGAACTCCTGCCCCGTGACCTTCGCGACGTGCGCCGCCCCGCCGGCATGGTCGACGTGGGCGTGGGTGAGCAGCAGCCGTGTGACGTCGGACGGACCGGAGCCGATGGAGGACAGCGCGGCCATCACCTTGGGGCCGGACGACTTCAGGCCCATGTCGATCAGCGTCACCTGGCCGTCGGCGTCACGCAGGATGAACCCGTTGACGAAGTCACGCACCAGCGGCACCCGCCATACACCGGGTGCGAGCTCGACCGTTGCCTGTCGTGCCATGTGTTCCTCCTAGAGTGACCGTCATGTCCGATGATGCCGTGCGCCAGGACGGAGCGGGAGCCCCCGACGAGCTCGAGCGTCTCTGGACGCCGTACCGGATGGCCTACATCCGTGGCGAGAACAAGCCGGACGACGACTCGACGGGCCAGTGCCCGTTCTGCCGGGTGCCGACGCTGGACGACGAGGCCGGGCTGATCGTGCACCGTGGCGACCTGGCCTACGTGGTGCTGAACCTCTACCCGTACTCGCCGGGGCACCTGATGGTGTGTCCCTACCGGCACGTCGCCGACTACACCGACACCACCGACGCCGAGGCGGTCGAGATCGCGGCGCTGACCAAGCGGGCGATGGCCACGATTCGGGGAGTGTCGGGCGCGGGCGGCTTCAACCTGGGCATGAACCAGGGCAGCGTTGCGGGCGCTGGCATCTCGGCGCACCTGCACCAGCACGTGGTGCCGCGCTGGCCCGGTGACCAGAACTTCATGCCGATCATCGGCCGCACGCGCACGCTGCCCGAACTGCTGCAGGACACCCGGGCCCACCTGGCCGAGGCCTGGTAGGCGCAGGCCTCAGCCGATGAGGTGCGGCTGCTCCTCGGAGCGACCCTGGAACGCCAGGATCGCCGGGTTCAGGATCAGGCCGTCGCGGATCTCGATGGCGCGGCTGATGGTCTCGTCGGCAAGCCACGAGTCGGGCCCCGACAGCACCGTCTCGATGAACGGCAGCAGCGCCTCGCTGTTCTCCCACGTCGCGGAGTTCCAGAGGTACGACGGGCTGTGGTCGACCGCGTAGTAGTTGACGTGGTCGCCGACGGTGAACATCGGGTCGTCGAAGGTAGTCGGCGTGGCCCACTCGAAGCCCATGGCCTCGTCGCACGACACGTCGACGATCAGGCTGCCGGGACGGAAGGCGACGAGGTCGTCGTTTCGCAGGTAGGTGAGCGGCGCGGCGGTGTCCTGCAGCGTGCAGTTGACGATGATGTCGTTCTCCGCGAGGTACGGCGCGAGGGGCACGCGGCCGCGGTCGGTGATGACGTGACTGGCGGACGGATCGTCCGGGTCGTGGTCGAACTGCCGGATCCGCACCGAGTGGATGGGCGAGCCGACGGCCGCGACACCACGGGTCGTGAGCACCGCGACCTCGTTGACGCCATGCGCCTTCAGGGCCGTCACCGCACCGCGGGCGGTCGCGCCGAAGCCGATCACCACCGCGCTCAGCCGACGGCCGTAGTCGCCCGTGATGCCGACGAGCTCCATCGCCTGGAGCACCGAGCAGTAGCCCGCGAGCTCGTTGTTCTTGTGGAAGACGTGCAGGCCGACGTAGCCGTCGACGGTCCAGTGGTTCATCGCCTCGAAGGCGATCATCGTCAGCTTCCTGTCGATCGCCAGCTGGGTGATCTCCGTGTCCTGGACGCAGTGCGGCCAACCCCAGAGCACCTGACCCTCACGCATGGCCGCGACGTCCTCGTGCTGCGGCTTGGGGAGTACGACGACGTCGGAGTCCCTGATGATCTCGTCGCGGGACGCGAAGCCGGCGACGAACTCGGCCAAGTCGTCGTCACTGCGTCCGAAGCGCTCGCCGTACCCGTGCTCGAGGGTGATCTGGGCCGCGATGTGCGGCTCCAGTCGCGCTAGGTGTTCGGGGTGCAGGGGGAGGCGGTGTTCGTTCTCCTTGGCGGACGTGCCGATGATGCCGAGGCTGAGGAGGCTCACTTCTTCTTGTTGCCCAGGCTCTCCACGGCGGTGTTCGCGCCGGAGGCTTTCGCGTGCTTCTCGGCCCGCTTCTCCTTGATGGACTTGCTGGACTTCTTGGTCATGCCTTGCCGTGGCGACTTGTCGGCCATCGGGGCTCCCTTGTTGGAAGCCTGAATGGCTCCGTGCTGCCACAATACGCCAGCCGGTAGCGTTCGCGCCGTGGACGATGCGCAGCTGGCAGCCGACCTGGTCCGTGAGGCCGGAGCCCTCGCTCTCGGCATGCTCGCCGAGGGTGTGGACACGGAGCGCAAGACGTCGGTGTCCGACGTCGTGACCGCCGCAGACCGGGCCGCCGAGCGGCACGTGGTCGACCGGCTCCGGGTCGAGCGCCCCGACGACGCGATCGTGGGGGAGGAGGGTGCCGACCACCCCGGCACCACCGGCCGGACCTGGGTCATCGACCCCGTCGACGGCACCTACAACTTCTCGCACGGGCTCGGCTGGTGGTGCTCCGCGATCGCGCTCTCCGACACCGACGGAGTGGTACTCGGCGCTGTGCACCACCCCGAGACCGACATCCTCTACGTCGGCGGGCCGGACCTGCACCCCACGCGCAACGGCGTGTCCATGGCACCGATCGGTGACGTCGCGCTGTCCCAGACCTGCGCCGCGACCTACCTTCACCCGCCCATCGACGACGAGCGAGGCGCCGCCTTCGCCCGGGTCGTGGGCGGCCTGGCGACCCTGCGGATGCTCGGCTCCGGCACCCTCGACGCGATGGCGGTGGCCCAGGGGCAGTTCGGCGTCACGTTCCAGCACTCCGTGGCCGACTGGGACCGGTTGCCCGGCGAGGCGATCATCCGCGGGCTCGGCGGCGAGGCCCGTCGTACGTCGGCAGCAGGGGTCGAGTGGTACGTCGCCGGGGCGCCCACCGCGGTGGCCGAGGTCTGCGCCGCACTCGAGTCCCGGTAGCCTGCGCCCGTGCTCGACAGGTTCAAGGGTTTTTGGCAGGGCGTCATGCTGGCGCCGTTCGTCAGGCTGTTCATCAAGCTCGGGATCAGCCCCGACGCCGTCACTCTCGTCGGCACTCTCGGGGTGAGCGCCGGCGCGCTGATCTTCTTCCCGCAGGGGATGCTGTGGCAGGGCGTCGTGTTCATCACAGCCTTCGTCTTCAGCGACCTGATCGACGGCCAGATGGCCCGCACCATGGGCCGCACCGACAAGTTCGGCGCGTTCCTCGACTCCACCCTCGACCGGATCGCCGATGGTGCGCTGTTCGCCGGCCTGGCGCTCTTCTTCGCGTGGCAGGTCGAGGACCGGCTCTACCTCGTGCTGTCGCTCGTGTGCCTGGTCATGGGCGGCGTGACGTCGTACGCCCGGTCGCGGGGCGAGGGGCTCGGCTTCAACGCCAAGACCGGCATCGCCGAGCGGGCCGACCGCCTGGTGGCGATCCTCGTGATGACGTTCTTCGGTGACGTGCTGGACGTCCCGTTCCTCTACGAGCTCACCCTCTGGGTGCTCGCCGTCGCCAGCACGATCACGGTCATCCAGCGGGTCATGCTCGTCCGCAGGCAGGCACTCGCTGCACCCACCGCCGACGGCTGATCCCGAATACGGCTTCCGGCACCGGTCGCCGTACGATTGGGGCATGGCTGAGAGCACCCCCGAACACACCCCCCAGACCGGCACCTCGCGCGTGAAGCGCGGCATGGCAGAGATGCTCAAGGGTGGCGTGATCATGGACGTCGTCACCGCCGAGCAGGCCAAGATCGCCGAGGACGCCGGAGCCGTCGCGGTGATGGCCCTCGAGCGCGTGCCGGCCGACATCCGTGCCCAGGGCGGCGTCAGCCGGATGAGCGACCCCGACATGATCGACAGCATCATCGAGACCGTCTCCATCCCGGTGATGGCCAAGGCTCGCATCGGCCACTTCGCCGAGGCGCAGATCCTGCAGAGCCTCGGCGTCGACTACATCGACGAGTCCGAGGTGCTGACCCCGGCCGATTACGCCAACCACATCGACAAGTGGCAGTTCACCGTGCCGTTCGTGTGCGGCGCGACCAACCTGGGCGAGGCGCTGCGTCGCATCACCGAGGGTGCCGCGATGATCCGCTCCAAGGGCGAGGCCGGCACCGGCGACGTCTCCAACGCGGTCACCCACATGCGCACCATCCGCGCCGAGCTGCGCCGCCTGCAGGGCATGCAGCCCGACGAGCTGTACGTCGCGGCGAAGGAGCTCCAGGCGCCGTACGACCTGGTCAAGGAGGTCGCCGAGGCCGGCAAGCTCCCGGTGGTCCTCTTCACCGCGGGCGGCATCGCCACCCCGGCCGACGCCGCGATGATGATGCAGCTCGGCGCCGAGGGCGTGTTCGTCGGCTCCGGCATCTTCAAGTCCGGCAACCCCGAGCAGCGCGCCGAGGCGATCGTCAAGGCCACCACGTTCTACGACGACCCCGACGTCGTCGCCAAGGTCAGCCGCGGGCTGGGCGAGGCGATGGTCGGCATCAACGTCGACGAGATCCCGCAGCCGCACCGCCTGTCCGAGCGCGGCTGGTGAGTTGAGCAGGTCACCCTCACTGCTGTGGCCCAGAAGGGCCAGCTCGTCTAGTCATATCTGACCAGACGACTGTCCCGAATGGCTCGTTCGACCCGGTTGCGAGCCGGATTCGACCCGATCCGGTCGTTCGTCCTCGTCATCGTGGTATCCGTGCGGCACTCGACTCAGGTGCCGAAGCTGGGTACGTCGGGCAAGTCATGGGGAGACCACATGAACAAGACGACCAAGGGCGCGGCGGCGGCGGGAGCCGCGGCTGTCCTACTGCTCGGCGGGCTGGGATCGCTGGCCTACTGGACCGACGACGAGACGATCGGCGGCGGTGCGATCAACTCGGGCAGCCTGTCACTCGGGACCGATGCGACGAACACCGGATGCGGCGCCTGGGCGCTCGACAGTGCGGAGAGCGCGCCGGCCACGTACGCCGTGGGTGACCCCCTCGTCCCCGGAGACGTCCTCACCCGCGTGTGCAGCTACACCGTCAACGCCGAGGGCAATCACCTCCGCGCCGCCCTCGACATCTCGACACCGACGCTCACCGCTGGCACCGGGTCCTTCGGGTCGGACCTCACGGTCGACATCAGCGACATCACGGTCGGCGGCACAGCGTCCACGACGTTCACCGAAGCCGACGACGGCGAAGCCCTGACCGCGCGGGTCAATGTGACTTTCGCGCCGACGTCGGGCAACACCACCCAGAACGTCACCGCGGTCCTCGAGGACCTGACGCTCACCGCCACCCAGGTGCACGCCTGATCTGATGGTGACCTGGATCTGGCGCATCGGGTGCTGGACAGTGATCCTGGCCGTGTCGGCGGCGGCAGCGGCGGCAGTCCTGGTGCCGCGGCTGGCCGGCGCCACGCCGTACTCCGTGCTCAGCGGCTCCATGCGGCCCGGACTGTCCCCGGGCACCCTGGTCGTCGTCCGTCCTGTGGAACCCGAAGACATCGGCATCGGCACGGTCATCACCTACCAGCCCGAGTCCGGCCGACGCTTCGTCACCCACCGCGTGGTCGCCCAGGGCGTGGGCCCCGACGGCGATCCGGTGTTCAGGACCCAGGGCGACGCCAACGGCTCGCCGGACAAGGAGTGGGTCCGATCTGTGCAGGTGAGCGGTGAGCTGTGGTACTCGGCGCCATGGCTCGGTCACGTCAGCACAGTGCTCACCGGCCGCGAACGACAGGTGGGCGTGACCGTCGTCGCCGTGGGGCTCCTCGGCTATGCGCTGCTCATGTTCGCGGCCGCGGCGCGCGACCGACAGCGGCACGGCCACACGACGGAGGCCCTCCATGTCTAGGGCGCGTCTGACCGACCGCATGCGCTCACCGCGGGTGCGGGCCGCGCTGGGCCTGGGCGTCCTGCTGGGCTTCGTGGCCACCGGCACCTTCGCCTACTGGACCGACGAGGTGCCCATCACGGGGACGTCGTTCAGCGCGGGGAACCTCGATCTCCGGGTCAACGGCGTCGACGCGGCCACGACCACCACCCTGTCGATGGCGGCCATGGCCCCGCGGAGCTCGGCAGCCGAGGTGCTGACGGTCAGGAACAACGGGACGGTGCCGTTGATGTACACGATGACCGGCGGACTGACCGGCGCCGATGCCGGGGCGTACGCCGCGGCGACGGCGCTCAGGCTCACCGTCGTGGTCGGCGCGACCCGGTCAGGTACGGGGAGCAGTGCGACCTGCACGGGTGGCGCGATCATCGTCAACGCAGTCCCACTGACCGCGACCCCGTCGACAGCGATCATCGGAGCGCGGCGTGGCCCGCTGGCGCCCGCCGCCACCGAGCCGCTCTGCGTGCAGATCACGCTCGACCCGGCAGCGCCCGGCAGTCTCCAGGGCAGGGCAGCGACCGCAACATTCACGATCACCGGCACCTCGGACATCTCGTGACGGCGAGCTCGCGTATCCGGCACCGGATCCGGGAGGTGCTGTTGACTGCTGGTGCCGTGCTCGGAACGGGCTGTCTTCTGCTGGGGATGGCTGCGGTGGTGTTCGGGGCGCACGTGCTCGTCTTCCGGTCCGGCTCGATGGCTCCGAGCGCTCACACGGGGGACGTGGCTCTGGCGCGGACGGTGAGTGCCACCGAGCTGCGGCCCGGCGACGTGGTCTCGGTGCTCAACGCCACCGGCGATCGGGTGACCCATCGGGTGGTCGATGTCGCCGGCCAGGGCCACCTCCGTCGGCTGACGCTCAAAGGCGACGCCAACGACACTCCCGACCGCGAGGTGTACACCCTCAGCGAGGCACAACGAGTGCTGTTCGTCGTACCCAAGGCCGGCTTCGTCGTCGCATGGGGAACCGGGCCGATCGGCCTGATGGCGCTGGGCGGGTACACCGTCTTCCTGCTGTGGGTGCTACTGCGTCGCGGCGAGCGCGACGACCACAACTCGCCGTCGCCGGCCCGCTGGGCGCTACCGGTCGCCCTGATCCTCGTGGCCGGAGCAGCCGCGGCGACGGGGCTGCCGGCACGGGCCTGGGCCGCTCCGTGGACCGACGCGGCCCCCGTGGGCGGGCACCACCCTCCAGTCGGCCACGGTTCCGGCACCGGCCAACTTCAGTTGCGGGCTGATTGGAGTCGCCTCTGTCACCTTCACCTGGACGGCGGTGCCGGGCGCGACCGACTACATCGTCCATTACGAGGCCGGTGGAGCGCAGACAGCCACAACGACCAACACCTCGATGACCATCACGACCTTGATCTCGCAAGGAACCGCCTGGGTGGTGGCGAACCGTAACTTCGGCGTCACGACATGGTCTTCCGGCGCATCCAACACGCGCACGTACACGGTCGCGGCCGCGAGTCTCTGCTCCTGAGGGGCGGCGCCACCCGCATCAAGCTTTCGGTCACGCCGCGGGGGCGTGCTGAGGCACGTCCCCAGAGTTGGCGGCTGCCGCAGCCGAGCGTCGGGGCCTCGCCTGTCACGGCGATGTCGGCACGCTGGGCGCCGCGACCTGCGCCGTACGACGTCCC
This is a stretch of genomic DNA from Nocardioides sp. InS609-2. It encodes these proteins:
- a CDS encoding signal peptidase I translates to MTASSRIRHRIREVLLTAGAVLGTGCLLLGMAAVVFGAHVLVFRSGSMAPSAHTGDVALARTVSATELRPGDVVSVLNATGDRVTHRVVDVAGQGHLRRLTLKGDANDTPDREVYTLSEAQRVLFVVPKAGFVVAWGTGPIGLMALGGYTVFLLWVLLRRGERDDHNSPSPARWALPVALILVAGAAAATGLPARAWAAPWTDAAPVGGHHPPVGHGSGTGQLQLRADWSRLCHLHLDGGAGRDRLHRPLRGRWSADSHNDQHLDDHHDLDLARNRLGGGEP